ACAATTTTTCCATGAGCAAATGTCACCAGACCAGCCGCCATTCCTCCTCCGGCACCTGCACCAGCTAGCGAAAAAATTGTTGGATTAGCCTGTTTATAAAAAGTCGCCATTGCCTGATCCACTTGAGAAAATAGCAGAGCGGGCAAACCTTTTTGTCCTCCAAAGACGTATGTGGCGCCGTTTTCACCACAGAGAGGATTCGTGACATCTGTCAAAATCTGAATGTCCAGATTTTCCAAAATTGCAGGAACATTATCAGCTGAAATGCGAGCCACACGACCTAAAGACGCACCTTTTGCTTGAAGCAAATGATTGTCTTTATCAAAAAATTCATAACCCAGCCCAGCTGCCATTCCAATTCCACCATCATTGGTAGCAGAGCCCCCTACGCCAATATAAATTTGCCGCACACCTTCCTTGGCTAGATACAAAATTAACTCTCCCAAACCTCTAGTTTCAATGTTCAGAGGATTTCTTTTTTCTGGCGAAATAGAGGCTAAACCAGCCAAATCAGCCATTTCAAAGAGAGCTAGATCGCCTTTGCGAGCATATTTCATCGAAACAGGTTCTCCGAAAGGCCCAGTTACGATGTGAGTATAAGTGTCTAACTGCAAGGCTGCAGTTAGAGCTGCCATTGTTCCCTCACCACCATCTCCAATGGGTAGCAAGTCAAATGTTGCTTCAGGGAGTGCCTTGGAAAAACCTGCTTTTATAGCCTCTGCAACACTTTGAGCTGATAAACTTTCCTTAAAAGAATCCGGTGCAATTAAAACATGCATGACTTAGTCCTCGCTTTCTATCCCCTCTAAAAGTTTTACAACGTGATACAAGTCCGTTTGATTGATTTGATACGGCGCTTGTTCTCTCACAAGAGGCTTGGCGTTAAAAGCAATCCCGATTCCTGCCGTCAATATCATCGGGAGGTCATTGGCACCGTCTCCTACAGCAATGGTTTGAAACAGAGTCAAATTATTTTCCTCTGCCCACTGCTTTAACATGACTTTTTTGACTTCTTTTGTGACAATTGTTCCTAAAACTCTACCTGTTAGCTTACCGTCTTTCACTTCCAAACGATTAGCTTTTATGTAATCTACATTCAATTTCTCTGCTAATTCGTCTACCATTTCATGAAATCCTCCTGATACAACGCCAACCTTGTATCCACGCTGATGCATTTCCTCTATCAACTCTTGAGCACCTTTGGTAAAATGAATTTGCTTAAAAACTCGTTTAAAAATTGTTTCAGGAAGTCCTTTGAGCAAGGCCACGCGTTCTATCAAAGCTGTCTCAAAATCATATTTCCCTTGCATAGCCCGTTCTGTAATGGCTGCGACTTGCTCACCAACTCCTGCTGCAGCACCTAGCAAATCAATTCCTTCTTCTCTAATCAAGGTACTGTCTACATC
This Streptococcus anginosus DNA region includes the following protein-coding sequences:
- a CDS encoding glycerate kinase — its product is MHVLIAPDSFKESLSAQSVAEAIKAGFSKALPEATFDLLPIGDGGEGTMAALTAALQLDTYTHIVTGPFGEPVSMKYARKGDLALFEMADLAGLASISPEKRNPLNIETRGLGELILYLAKEGVRQIYIGVGGSATNDGGIGMAAGLGYEFFDKDNHLLQAKGASLGRVARISADNVPAILENLDIQILTDVTNPLCGENGATYVFGGQKGLPALLFSQVDQAMATFYKQANPTIFSLAGAGAGGGMAAGLVTFAHGKIVSGIDTCLNLLDFDNRVKRADLVIVGEGRMDQQSLAGKAPIGLARRTPRNVPVIAICGSLSDDLPAFPVENIQAAFPIISQVEPLAIILAKAEENLIRTAQNIGNLLKMKI
- the serB gene encoding phosphoserine phosphatase SerB, producing the protein MKTRGLLVLDVDSTLIREEGIDLLGAAAGVGEQVAAITERAMQGKYDFETALIERVALLKGLPETIFKRVFKQIHFTKGAQELIEEMHQRGYKVGVVSGGFHEMVDELAEKLNVDYIKANRLEVKDGKLTGRVLGTIVTKEVKKVMLKQWAEENNLTLFQTIAVGDGANDLPMILTAGIGIAFNAKPLVREQAPYQINQTDLYHVVKLLEGIESED